A single region of the Aptenodytes patagonicus chromosome 7, bAptPat1.pri.cur, whole genome shotgun sequence genome encodes:
- the FRMD6 gene encoding FERM domain-containing protein 6 isoform X2 encodes MNKLTFHNNRVMQDRRSVCIFLPNDDSLNIIINVKILCHELLVRVCDLLRLKDCHLFGLSVIQNNEHVYMDLAQKLYKYCPKEWKKEASKVSGEVLHGELTAGIDQFGPPMIIHFRVQYYVENGRLISDRTARYYYYWHLRKQVLHSQCVLREEAYFLLTAFALQADLGDFKRNKHYGKYFEPEAYFPAWVVAKRGKDYILKHVPNMHKDQFALTASEAHLKYIKEAVRLDDVAVHYYRLYKDKREVEASLTLGLTTRGIQIFQNLDEEKQLLYDFPWTNVGKLVFVGKKFEILPDGLPSARKLIYYTGCPLRSRHLLQLLSSSHRLYMNLQPVLRQVRKLEENEEKKQYRESYISDTLDLDMEQLEKRSRASGSSAGSIRHKRLSRHSTASHSSSHTSGIETDPKPREMGPEDGFSGAGAHRKLKTCSSMTSHGSSHTSGVESSGKDRLEEDSQDDEIEMLVDDPRELEQAGEMEVSPDMCVYITEDMLLSRKFNGHSGLIVKEISSSTSSSSETVVKLRGQSTDSLPQTTCRKPKTSTDRHSLSLDDIRLYQKDFLQLANLCQDTAQSYTFGCAHGLEEEGLYCNGCLAQQCINIQETFPVKRTSKYFSLDLTHDEVPEFVV; translated from the exons ATGAACAAACTGACCTTCCACAACAACAGAGTCATGCAGGACCGCCGCAGCGTTTGCATCTTCCTCCCCAACGACGACTCCCTCAACATCATCATCAAC GTGAAGATTTTGTGCCACGAGTTACTGGTGCGGGTGTGTGACCTCCTGAGGCTGAAGGACTGTCACCTCTTCGGGCTCAGCGTCATCCAGA ACAATGAGCACGTGTACATGGACCTGGCCCAGAAACTCTACAAGTACTGCCCcaaggagtggaagaaggaggCCAGCAAGGTCAGCGGTGAGGTCTTGCATGGAGAGCTGACGGCA GGGATCGACCAGTTTGGCCCCCCGATGATCATCCACTTCCGAGTGCAGTACTATGTGGAGAACGGCAGGCTGATCAG CGACCGGACGGCACGCTACTACTACTACTGGCACCTGCGGAAGCAAGTGCTGCACTCCCAGTGCGTGCTGCGCGAGGAGGCTTATTTCCTCCTCACCGCCTTCGCCCTCCAAGCCGACCTGGGCGACTTCAAGCGCAACAAGCACTACGGGAAGTACTTCGAGCCCGAAGCCTATTTCCCCGCCTGG GTGGTTGCGAAGAGGGGCAAGGACTACATCCTGAAGCACGTCCCAAACATGCACAAAGATCAGTTTGCCCTGACGGCCTCCGAAGCCCATCTCAAGTACATCAAGGAGGCCGTCCGGCTGGACGACGTGGCTGTGCACTACTACAGGTTGTACAAG gaCAAAAGGGAGGTGGAGGCCTCCCTGACGCTGGGGCTGACCACGCGGGGCATCCAGATCTTCCAG AACTTggatgaagaaaagcagctgctctaCGACTTCCCCTGGACAAACGTGGGGAAACTGGTGTTCGTG GGCAAGAAGTTTGAGATCCTGCCGGACGGGCTGCCCTCGGCCAGGAAGCTCATCTACTACACGGGCTGCCCGCTGCGCTCCcgccacctcctgcagctgctcagcagcagccaccgGCTCTACATGAACCTGCAGCCCGTCCTGCGCCAGGTCCGCAAGCTGGAGGAGAACGAGG AGAAGAAGCAGTACCGCGAGTCATACATCAGCGACACCCTCGACCTGGACATGGAGCAGCTGGAGAAGCGCTCGCGGGCCAGCGGCAGCAGCGCCGGCAGCATCCGGCACAAGCGCCTCTCCCGGCACTCCACCgccagccacagcagctcccACACCTCGGGCATCGAGACCGACCCCAAACCCAGGGAGATGGGGCCCGAGGACGGCTTCTCGGGCGCCGGCGCTCACCGCAAGCTGAAGACCTGCAGCTCCATGACCAGCCACGGCAGCTCCCACACCTCCGGAGTGGAGAGCAGTGGGAAGGACCGGCTGGAGGAGGACTCCCAGGATGACG AAATCGAGATGCTGGTGGATGACCCCcgggagctggagcaggctggcGAGATGGAGGTGAGCCCCGACATGTGCGTCTACATCACGGAGGACATGCTGCTGTCGCGCAAGTTCAACGGGCACTCGG GGCTAATCGTGAAAGAGATcagctcctccacctccagctcctcagaGACAGTGGTGAAGCTGCGGGGGCAGAGCACTGACTCCTTACCCCAG ACGACGTGCAGGAAACCGAAGACGTCGACGGACCGGCACAGCCTGAGCCTGGATGACATTCGGCTCTACCAGAAGGACTTCTTGCAGCTGGCCAACCTCTGCCAGGATACAGCCCAGAGCTACACCTTCGGCTGCGCCCAcgggctggaggaggaagggctcTACTGCAACGGCTGCTTGGCCCAGCAGTGCATCAACATCCAGGAGACCTTCCCCGTCAAAAGAACCAGCAAATACTTCTCGTTGGACCTCACCCACGACGAAGTCCCCGAGTTCGTCGTCTGA
- the FRMD6 gene encoding FERM domain-containing protein 6 isoform X1 → MNKLTFHNNRVMQDRRSVCIFLPNDDSLNIIINVKILCHELLVRVCDLLRLKDCHLFGLSVIQNNEHVYMDLAQKLYKYCPKEWKKEASKVSGEVLHGELTAVRPPLSPSQGIDQFGPPMIIHFRVQYYVENGRLISDRTARYYYYWHLRKQVLHSQCVLREEAYFLLTAFALQADLGDFKRNKHYGKYFEPEAYFPAWVVAKRGKDYILKHVPNMHKDQFALTASEAHLKYIKEAVRLDDVAVHYYRLYKDKREVEASLTLGLTTRGIQIFQNLDEEKQLLYDFPWTNVGKLVFVGKKFEILPDGLPSARKLIYYTGCPLRSRHLLQLLSSSHRLYMNLQPVLRQVRKLEENEEKKQYRESYISDTLDLDMEQLEKRSRASGSSAGSIRHKRLSRHSTASHSSSHTSGIETDPKPREMGPEDGFSGAGAHRKLKTCSSMTSHGSSHTSGVESSGKDRLEEDSQDDEIEMLVDDPRELEQAGEMEVSPDMCVYITEDMLLSRKFNGHSGLIVKEISSSTSSSSETVVKLRGQSTDSLPQTTCRKPKTSTDRHSLSLDDIRLYQKDFLQLANLCQDTAQSYTFGCAHGLEEEGLYCNGCLAQQCINIQETFPVKRTSKYFSLDLTHDEVPEFVV, encoded by the exons ATGAACAAACTGACCTTCCACAACAACAGAGTCATGCAGGACCGCCGCAGCGTTTGCATCTTCCTCCCCAACGACGACTCCCTCAACATCATCATCAAC GTGAAGATTTTGTGCCACGAGTTACTGGTGCGGGTGTGTGACCTCCTGAGGCTGAAGGACTGTCACCTCTTCGGGCTCAGCGTCATCCAGA ACAATGAGCACGTGTACATGGACCTGGCCCAGAAACTCTACAAGTACTGCCCcaaggagtggaagaaggaggCCAGCAAGGTCAGCGGTGAGGTCTTGCATGGAGAGCTGACGGCAGTAAGGCCACCTCTGTCCCCATCGCAG GGGATCGACCAGTTTGGCCCCCCGATGATCATCCACTTCCGAGTGCAGTACTATGTGGAGAACGGCAGGCTGATCAG CGACCGGACGGCACGCTACTACTACTACTGGCACCTGCGGAAGCAAGTGCTGCACTCCCAGTGCGTGCTGCGCGAGGAGGCTTATTTCCTCCTCACCGCCTTCGCCCTCCAAGCCGACCTGGGCGACTTCAAGCGCAACAAGCACTACGGGAAGTACTTCGAGCCCGAAGCCTATTTCCCCGCCTGG GTGGTTGCGAAGAGGGGCAAGGACTACATCCTGAAGCACGTCCCAAACATGCACAAAGATCAGTTTGCCCTGACGGCCTCCGAAGCCCATCTCAAGTACATCAAGGAGGCCGTCCGGCTGGACGACGTGGCTGTGCACTACTACAGGTTGTACAAG gaCAAAAGGGAGGTGGAGGCCTCCCTGACGCTGGGGCTGACCACGCGGGGCATCCAGATCTTCCAG AACTTggatgaagaaaagcagctgctctaCGACTTCCCCTGGACAAACGTGGGGAAACTGGTGTTCGTG GGCAAGAAGTTTGAGATCCTGCCGGACGGGCTGCCCTCGGCCAGGAAGCTCATCTACTACACGGGCTGCCCGCTGCGCTCCcgccacctcctgcagctgctcagcagcagccaccgGCTCTACATGAACCTGCAGCCCGTCCTGCGCCAGGTCCGCAAGCTGGAGGAGAACGAGG AGAAGAAGCAGTACCGCGAGTCATACATCAGCGACACCCTCGACCTGGACATGGAGCAGCTGGAGAAGCGCTCGCGGGCCAGCGGCAGCAGCGCCGGCAGCATCCGGCACAAGCGCCTCTCCCGGCACTCCACCgccagccacagcagctcccACACCTCGGGCATCGAGACCGACCCCAAACCCAGGGAGATGGGGCCCGAGGACGGCTTCTCGGGCGCCGGCGCTCACCGCAAGCTGAAGACCTGCAGCTCCATGACCAGCCACGGCAGCTCCCACACCTCCGGAGTGGAGAGCAGTGGGAAGGACCGGCTGGAGGAGGACTCCCAGGATGACG AAATCGAGATGCTGGTGGATGACCCCcgggagctggagcaggctggcGAGATGGAGGTGAGCCCCGACATGTGCGTCTACATCACGGAGGACATGCTGCTGTCGCGCAAGTTCAACGGGCACTCGG GGCTAATCGTGAAAGAGATcagctcctccacctccagctcctcagaGACAGTGGTGAAGCTGCGGGGGCAGAGCACTGACTCCTTACCCCAG ACGACGTGCAGGAAACCGAAGACGTCGACGGACCGGCACAGCCTGAGCCTGGATGACATTCGGCTCTACCAGAAGGACTTCTTGCAGCTGGCCAACCTCTGCCAGGATACAGCCCAGAGCTACACCTTCGGCTGCGCCCAcgggctggaggaggaagggctcTACTGCAACGGCTGCTTGGCCCAGCAGTGCATCAACATCCAGGAGACCTTCCCCGTCAAAAGAACCAGCAAATACTTCTCGTTGGACCTCACCCACGACGAAGTCCCCGAGTTCGTCGTCTGA
- the FRMD6 gene encoding FERM domain-containing protein 6 isoform X3 encodes MNKLTFHNNRVMQDRRSVCIFLPNDDSLNIIINVKILCHELLVRVCDLLRLKDCHLFGLSVIQNNEHVYMDLAQKLYKYCPKEWKKEASKGIDQFGPPMIIHFRVQYYVENGRLISDRTARYYYYWHLRKQVLHSQCVLREEAYFLLTAFALQADLGDFKRNKHYGKYFEPEAYFPAWVVAKRGKDYILKHVPNMHKDQFALTASEAHLKYIKEAVRLDDVAVHYYRLYKDKREVEASLTLGLTTRGIQIFQNLDEEKQLLYDFPWTNVGKLVFVGKKFEILPDGLPSARKLIYYTGCPLRSRHLLQLLSSSHRLYMNLQPVLRQVRKLEENEEKKQYRESYISDTLDLDMEQLEKRSRASGSSAGSIRHKRLSRHSTASHSSSHTSGIETDPKPREMGPEDGFSGAGAHRKLKTCSSMTSHGSSHTSGVESSGKDRLEEDSQDDEIEMLVDDPRELEQAGEMEVSPDMCVYITEDMLLSRKFNGHSGLIVKEISSSTSSSSETVVKLRGQSTDSLPQTTCRKPKTSTDRHSLSLDDIRLYQKDFLQLANLCQDTAQSYTFGCAHGLEEEGLYCNGCLAQQCINIQETFPVKRTSKYFSLDLTHDEVPEFVV; translated from the exons ATGAACAAACTGACCTTCCACAACAACAGAGTCATGCAGGACCGCCGCAGCGTTTGCATCTTCCTCCCCAACGACGACTCCCTCAACATCATCATCAAC GTGAAGATTTTGTGCCACGAGTTACTGGTGCGGGTGTGTGACCTCCTGAGGCTGAAGGACTGTCACCTCTTCGGGCTCAGCGTCATCCAGA ACAATGAGCACGTGTACATGGACCTGGCCCAGAAACTCTACAAGTACTGCCCcaaggagtggaagaaggaggCCAGCAAG GGGATCGACCAGTTTGGCCCCCCGATGATCATCCACTTCCGAGTGCAGTACTATGTGGAGAACGGCAGGCTGATCAG CGACCGGACGGCACGCTACTACTACTACTGGCACCTGCGGAAGCAAGTGCTGCACTCCCAGTGCGTGCTGCGCGAGGAGGCTTATTTCCTCCTCACCGCCTTCGCCCTCCAAGCCGACCTGGGCGACTTCAAGCGCAACAAGCACTACGGGAAGTACTTCGAGCCCGAAGCCTATTTCCCCGCCTGG GTGGTTGCGAAGAGGGGCAAGGACTACATCCTGAAGCACGTCCCAAACATGCACAAAGATCAGTTTGCCCTGACGGCCTCCGAAGCCCATCTCAAGTACATCAAGGAGGCCGTCCGGCTGGACGACGTGGCTGTGCACTACTACAGGTTGTACAAG gaCAAAAGGGAGGTGGAGGCCTCCCTGACGCTGGGGCTGACCACGCGGGGCATCCAGATCTTCCAG AACTTggatgaagaaaagcagctgctctaCGACTTCCCCTGGACAAACGTGGGGAAACTGGTGTTCGTG GGCAAGAAGTTTGAGATCCTGCCGGACGGGCTGCCCTCGGCCAGGAAGCTCATCTACTACACGGGCTGCCCGCTGCGCTCCcgccacctcctgcagctgctcagcagcagccaccgGCTCTACATGAACCTGCAGCCCGTCCTGCGCCAGGTCCGCAAGCTGGAGGAGAACGAGG AGAAGAAGCAGTACCGCGAGTCATACATCAGCGACACCCTCGACCTGGACATGGAGCAGCTGGAGAAGCGCTCGCGGGCCAGCGGCAGCAGCGCCGGCAGCATCCGGCACAAGCGCCTCTCCCGGCACTCCACCgccagccacagcagctcccACACCTCGGGCATCGAGACCGACCCCAAACCCAGGGAGATGGGGCCCGAGGACGGCTTCTCGGGCGCCGGCGCTCACCGCAAGCTGAAGACCTGCAGCTCCATGACCAGCCACGGCAGCTCCCACACCTCCGGAGTGGAGAGCAGTGGGAAGGACCGGCTGGAGGAGGACTCCCAGGATGACG AAATCGAGATGCTGGTGGATGACCCCcgggagctggagcaggctggcGAGATGGAGGTGAGCCCCGACATGTGCGTCTACATCACGGAGGACATGCTGCTGTCGCGCAAGTTCAACGGGCACTCGG GGCTAATCGTGAAAGAGATcagctcctccacctccagctcctcagaGACAGTGGTGAAGCTGCGGGGGCAGAGCACTGACTCCTTACCCCAG ACGACGTGCAGGAAACCGAAGACGTCGACGGACCGGCACAGCCTGAGCCTGGATGACATTCGGCTCTACCAGAAGGACTTCTTGCAGCTGGCCAACCTCTGCCAGGATACAGCCCAGAGCTACACCTTCGGCTGCGCCCAcgggctggaggaggaagggctcTACTGCAACGGCTGCTTGGCCCAGCAGTGCATCAACATCCAGGAGACCTTCCCCGTCAAAAGAACCAGCAAATACTTCTCGTTGGACCTCACCCACGACGAAGTCCCCGAGTTCGTCGTCTGA
- the FRMD6 gene encoding FERM domain-containing protein 6 isoform X4, producing MIIHFRVQYYVENGRLISDRTARYYYYWHLRKQVLHSQCVLREEAYFLLTAFALQADLGDFKRNKHYGKYFEPEAYFPAWVVAKRGKDYILKHVPNMHKDQFALTASEAHLKYIKEAVRLDDVAVHYYRLYKDKREVEASLTLGLTTRGIQIFQNLDEEKQLLYDFPWTNVGKLVFVGKKFEILPDGLPSARKLIYYTGCPLRSRHLLQLLSSSHRLYMNLQPVLRQVRKLEENEEKKQYRESYISDTLDLDMEQLEKRSRASGSSAGSIRHKRLSRHSTASHSSSHTSGIETDPKPREMGPEDGFSGAGAHRKLKTCSSMTSHGSSHTSGVESSGKDRLEEDSQDDEIEMLVDDPRELEQAGEMEVSPDMCVYITEDMLLSRKFNGHSGLIVKEISSSTSSSSETVVKLRGQSTDSLPQTTCRKPKTSTDRHSLSLDDIRLYQKDFLQLANLCQDTAQSYTFGCAHGLEEEGLYCNGCLAQQCINIQETFPVKRTSKYFSLDLTHDEVPEFVV from the exons ATGATCATCCACTTCCGAGTGCAGTACTATGTGGAGAACGGCAGGCTGATCAG CGACCGGACGGCACGCTACTACTACTACTGGCACCTGCGGAAGCAAGTGCTGCACTCCCAGTGCGTGCTGCGCGAGGAGGCTTATTTCCTCCTCACCGCCTTCGCCCTCCAAGCCGACCTGGGCGACTTCAAGCGCAACAAGCACTACGGGAAGTACTTCGAGCCCGAAGCCTATTTCCCCGCCTGG GTGGTTGCGAAGAGGGGCAAGGACTACATCCTGAAGCACGTCCCAAACATGCACAAAGATCAGTTTGCCCTGACGGCCTCCGAAGCCCATCTCAAGTACATCAAGGAGGCCGTCCGGCTGGACGACGTGGCTGTGCACTACTACAGGTTGTACAAG gaCAAAAGGGAGGTGGAGGCCTCCCTGACGCTGGGGCTGACCACGCGGGGCATCCAGATCTTCCAG AACTTggatgaagaaaagcagctgctctaCGACTTCCCCTGGACAAACGTGGGGAAACTGGTGTTCGTG GGCAAGAAGTTTGAGATCCTGCCGGACGGGCTGCCCTCGGCCAGGAAGCTCATCTACTACACGGGCTGCCCGCTGCGCTCCcgccacctcctgcagctgctcagcagcagccaccgGCTCTACATGAACCTGCAGCCCGTCCTGCGCCAGGTCCGCAAGCTGGAGGAGAACGAGG AGAAGAAGCAGTACCGCGAGTCATACATCAGCGACACCCTCGACCTGGACATGGAGCAGCTGGAGAAGCGCTCGCGGGCCAGCGGCAGCAGCGCCGGCAGCATCCGGCACAAGCGCCTCTCCCGGCACTCCACCgccagccacagcagctcccACACCTCGGGCATCGAGACCGACCCCAAACCCAGGGAGATGGGGCCCGAGGACGGCTTCTCGGGCGCCGGCGCTCACCGCAAGCTGAAGACCTGCAGCTCCATGACCAGCCACGGCAGCTCCCACACCTCCGGAGTGGAGAGCAGTGGGAAGGACCGGCTGGAGGAGGACTCCCAGGATGACG AAATCGAGATGCTGGTGGATGACCCCcgggagctggagcaggctggcGAGATGGAGGTGAGCCCCGACATGTGCGTCTACATCACGGAGGACATGCTGCTGTCGCGCAAGTTCAACGGGCACTCGG GGCTAATCGTGAAAGAGATcagctcctccacctccagctcctcagaGACAGTGGTGAAGCTGCGGGGGCAGAGCACTGACTCCTTACCCCAG ACGACGTGCAGGAAACCGAAGACGTCGACGGACCGGCACAGCCTGAGCCTGGATGACATTCGGCTCTACCAGAAGGACTTCTTGCAGCTGGCCAACCTCTGCCAGGATACAGCCCAGAGCTACACCTTCGGCTGCGCCCAcgggctggaggaggaagggctcTACTGCAACGGCTGCTTGGCCCAGCAGTGCATCAACATCCAGGAGACCTTCCCCGTCAAAAGAACCAGCAAATACTTCTCGTTGGACCTCACCCACGACGAAGTCCCCGAGTTCGTCGTCTGA